Within Alteromonas sp. LMIT006, the genomic segment AGCCATTTGGGATATTCCTGAGCTCATGATACAAGCCAATGCATGGCCTTTAGCTCCGAGTTTAGGTCGTGAATGGCATGTGCCAGCTCCAGCGACTCAAGATGGCATATCAACTCAGCCTCTTGAGCCAGAGCTCAGCGCAAAAGCAGCGCGCATCGTCACCGATATGTGTACCGATTTGGGCAATCACGCTACAGGCGGGCCCAAAGCGATGCAACTTCCTAAATATTGGCATGAGCGTTGTAGCTGGTATGGTCCCAGTGGCATTGGTACAGCTAGAGGTTTACATGGATTTCGGCACTGGCATCAAATTCCATTTTTGAATGCGCTTCCTGATCGCGATGGCAACCCAGAACACGGGCATATGTTTGCGGACAACAATTATGTTGGCTATACCGCATGGCCGGGTATGTTTATGACGGTCAGTGATGATGGGTGGCTGGGGATTGTCCCAAATGGCAAACGTATTAGCATGCGCAGTTTGGATTTTTGGCGGGTCGAAGGTGAAAAAATCCGTGAAAACTGGGTGCTTATTGATTTGCTGTCGGTCTATGACCAACTCGGTTTAGATGTGTTTGCACGCCTTAGGGAATTCAACAAAGCGCGAAATTATTTACATCATATGGATTTAGATCTGTAATGACAAACACCCTACAGGATGTACTCAAGCTACACCAAGTTGCGTTTACTCATGCAAACGCAACATCTGAGCACCCGACCCTAGATATAAAACAATGGGTTGTGCGTGACGGAGAGTCTGTATTTTTACAAGGCAAATCCGGTTCTGGGAAAAGTACCCTGCTTAACCTAATTGCAGGTACCCTTACCCCGCAAAGAGGGAGTATTGAGATAGCAGGTACCGATATAACGCAACTATCCAATACACAGCGAGATATCTTCCGTGCGCAGTATCTCGGGATTGTGTTTCAGCAATTTAATTTGGTGCCGTATTTAAGCGTTTTAGACAATGTGCTTATCGCTGGGTATTTTGCCAATAATACGCAAATGGACTTACCAGAAAGAGCACGAGAATTGTTCCGAAGACTGGCAATAAGCGAACACTTACTAACTCAAGAGGCGAGAAATATTAGTATTGGGCAACAACAGCGTGTGGCT encodes:
- a CDS encoding ester cyclase codes for the protein MTQQNNKQAILNYTRSMYMGNFAQAQLMADDLFAQDSTLQLCFPFETLDDITHLFGIYDTLLNAIPDLERRDTIVISNATDKGHEWVGCCGYYTGVMVRDWLDIPATGRMVSMRFHEFYRFVDGRIVEMQAIWDIPELMIQANAWPLAPSLGREWHVPAPATQDGISTQPLEPELSAKAARIVTDMCTDLGNHATGGPKAMQLPKYWHERCSWYGPSGIGTARGLHGFRHWHQIPFLNALPDRDGNPEHGHMFADNNYVGYTAWPGMFMTVSDDGWLGIVPNGKRISMRSLDFWRVEGEKIRENWVLIDLLSVYDQLGLDVFARLREFNKARNYLHHMDLDL
- a CDS encoding ABC transporter ATP-binding protein: MTNTLQDVLKLHQVAFTHANATSEHPTLDIKQWVVRDGESVFLQGKSGSGKSTLLNLIAGTLTPQRGSIEIAGTDITQLSNTQRDIFRAQYLGIVFQQFNLVPYLSVLDNVLIAGYFANNTQMDLPERARELFRRLAISEHLLTQEARNISIGQQQRVAIARALLNRPRLLLVDEPTSALDADATQSFMDLLKQEQQANKCAMVFVSHDPNLAQYCDTQITMSQLNPVAGAK